From a single Nothobranchius furzeri strain GRZ-AD chromosome 9, NfurGRZ-RIMD1, whole genome shotgun sequence genomic region:
- the atic gene encoding bifunctional purine biosynthesis protein ATIC → MASSELALLSVSDKSGLVEFSRRLVDVGLSLVASGGTAKVLRDAGLAVRDVSELTGHPEMLGGRVKTLHPAVHGGILARKGPSDSADMEKLGYSLVRVVVCNLYPFIKTVSNPGVTVEDAVEQIDIGGVTLLRAAAKNHARVSVVCDPADYSLVAKEMESSGDKDTTLETRKTLALKAFTLTAQYDEAISDYFRGQYSRGVSQLPLRYGMNPHQAPAQIYTLRSELPLKVVNGSPGFINLCDALNAWQLVRELKGALGMAAATSFKHVSPAGAAVGVPLTEEEARVCMVHDLMKDLTPLATAYARARGSDRMSSFGDFIALSDICDVPTAKIISREVSDGIIAPGYEEEALKILSKKKNGNYCVLQMDPDYEPDDSEVRVLFGLYLKQKRNGAQINKEFFRNVVSKGSLTETALRDLTVATIAVKYTQSNSVCYAKDGQVIGIGAGQQSRIHCMRLAGDKADNWWLRHHPVVLNMRFRSGVKRAEMANAIDQFVSDTIGEGPDLDVWKSMYEEVPVPLPETERKNWISTLQSVAVSSDAFFPFRDNIDRAKRSGVEFIAAPAGSAADEVVINACNEMGITLVHTGLRLFHH, encoded by the exons ATGGCCTCCTCTGAGCTTG CACTCTTGAGTGTGTCGGACAAAAGCGGACTGGTGGAGTTTTCCAGAAGGCTGGTGGATGTGGGACTGTCTCTGGTGGCTTCAGGGGGCACAGCCAAAGTTCTGCGTGATGCTGGGCTGGCTGTGAG GGACGTGTCTGAGCTGACTGGACATCCAGAGATGCTGGGAGGCAGAGTAAAGACTCTGCATCCGGCTGTCCacggaggcatcctggccagaaaAGGCCCCTCAGACTCGGCTGACATGGAGAAGCTGGGCTACAGCCTGGTTAG AGTGGTGGTGTGTAACCTCTACCCGTTTATAAAGACCGTGTCTAATCCAGGCGTCACCGTGGAGGATGCAGTCGAGCAGATTGACATCG GTGGTGTGACTCTGCTGAGAGCAGCAGCTAAGAACCACGCTCGGGTCTCCGTCGTGTGTGATCCTGCTGACTACTCGCTTGTTGCCAAGGAGATGGAGAGCTCAGGCGACAAAGACACAACCCTAGAAACACGCAAGACTTTAGCCCTCAAA GCCTTCACACTCACAGCGCAGTATGATGAGGCCATATCCGACTACTTCCGAGGACAGTACAGTCGTGGCGTTTCCCAGCTGCCTCTCCGTTACGGCATGAACCCCCATCAGGCCCCTGCCCAGATCTACACACTGCGCTCGGAGCTTCCTCTCAAAG TGGTCAATGGTTCTCCCGGCTTCATCAACCTTTGTGACGCCCTGAACGCTTGGCAGCTGGTCCGAGAGCTGAAAGGCGCCCTCGGCATGGCTGCTGCTACTTCCTTCAAACACGTCAGCCCCGCTG GAGCTGCAGTTGGAGTCCCCCTGACTGAGGAGGAAGCCAGAGTGTGCATGGTGCATGACCTGATGAAGGACCTCACCCCGCTGGCCACAGCTTACGCAAGAGCAAGAG GCTCGGACAGGATGTCATCATTTGGAGATTTTATTGCTCTGTCGGACATATGTGATGTTCCTACTGCTAAGATCATATCCAGAGAG GTGTCTGATGGCATCATTGCTCCAGGTTATGAGGAGGAGGCGCTCAAAATCCTTTCCAAAAAGAAAAATGGCAACTACTGTGTGCTTCAG ATGGATCCAGATTACGAGCCTGATGACTCTGAGGTGAGAGTGCTGTTTGGTCTCTACTTAAAACAAAAGAGGaacggagctcaaatcaataaggAATTCTTCAGGAACGTAGTTTCCAAGGGCTCG CTCACTGAGACCGCTTTGCGTGACCTCACAGTGGCCACCATTGCTGTCAAGTACACTCAGTCCAACTCTGTCTGCTACGCTAAAGATGGACAG GTTATTGGGATTGGAGCGGGTCAGCAGTCCCGTATCCACTGCATGCGGCTGGCAGGCGACAAGGCGGATAACTGGTGGCTGAGGCACCACCCGGTTGTCCTGAACATGAGGTTTCGCAGTGGAGTGAAGCGAGCAGAGATGGCCAACGCCATCGATCAGTTCGTCAGCGACACCATCGGAGAG GGTCCAGATTTAGATGTGTGGAAGTCCATGTATGAGGAGGTTCCAGTTCCCCTGCCAGAAACCGAGAGGAAGAACTGGATCAGCACCCTGCAGTCTGTCGCCGTTAGCTCCGATGCTTTCTTCCCCTTCAGAGATAACATTGATCGGGCCAAGCGG AGTGGTGTTGAGTTCATCGCTGCTCCTGCAGGCTCTGCTGCTGATGAGGTTGTGATTAATGCCTGCAATGAGATGGGCATCACTCTGGTTCACACCGGCCTGCGACTCTTCCATCACTGA